One Micromonospora sp. FIMYZ51 genomic window carries:
- a CDS encoding endo-1,4-beta-xylanase encodes MSDSGLRHRMGKITLTVRGPDRRARTDAEVTVAQQRHAFGFGNIGFDFVDLVGGARPDGPAQPFGGTDQPDLDRLGELWLNLFNTATLPFYWGSYEPRRGAPDTERLTKTARWLAERGVTVKGHPLVWHTVQPSWLLGLDLDEVERLQRVRIRDLVGGFAGLIDTWDAINEAVIMPVFANGENAITPLARARGRIHLVRMAFEEARAANPAATLLINDFDLSSAYECLIEGVLEAGVRIDAIGLQTHMHQGYPGEERMTELLDRFARYGLPLHLTETTLVSGHLMPAEIEDLNDYQIPHWPSTPEGEARQAEEIVRHYRCLLAHPAVRSVNYWGLTDRGAWLGAPAGLVRADGSRKPSYDALEALIKGEWWLPATTMRTDADGKLTVEGFLGDYTVATGAGTARFTIDAAETSATVDLA; translated from the coding sequence ATGTCTGACAGCGGACTGCGGCATCGCATGGGAAAGATAACGCTCACCGTCCGGGGTCCGGATCGGCGGGCCCGCACCGACGCGGAGGTGACGGTCGCCCAGCAGCGGCACGCCTTCGGCTTCGGGAACATCGGCTTCGACTTCGTCGACCTGGTCGGCGGCGCTCGCCCTGATGGGCCCGCCCAGCCCTTCGGCGGTACGGACCAACCGGACCTGGACCGGCTCGGCGAGTTGTGGCTCAACCTCTTCAACACCGCGACCCTGCCGTTCTACTGGGGCAGTTACGAGCCGCGACGCGGCGCACCCGACACCGAGCGCCTGACGAAGACGGCGCGCTGGCTGGCCGAGCGCGGCGTGACGGTCAAGGGCCACCCGCTCGTCTGGCACACCGTGCAGCCGTCCTGGCTGCTCGGCCTCGACCTCGACGAGGTGGAACGGCTGCAACGGGTCCGCATCCGGGACCTGGTCGGCGGGTTCGCCGGCCTGATCGACACCTGGGACGCGATCAACGAGGCGGTGATCATGCCCGTCTTCGCCAATGGGGAGAACGCGATCACGCCGCTGGCCCGGGCCCGGGGCCGGATCCACCTGGTGCGGATGGCGTTCGAGGAGGCCCGCGCCGCCAACCCGGCGGCCACCCTGCTGATCAACGACTTCGACCTCAGCTCGGCCTACGAGTGCCTGATCGAGGGGGTTCTCGAAGCCGGCGTCCGGATCGACGCCATCGGGTTGCAGACCCACATGCACCAGGGCTACCCGGGCGAGGAACGGATGACGGAGTTGCTCGACCGGTTCGCCCGCTACGGCCTGCCGCTGCACCTGACCGAGACCACGCTGGTCTCCGGCCACCTCATGCCGGCCGAGATCGAGGACCTCAACGACTACCAGATCCCGCACTGGCCGAGCACCCCCGAGGGCGAGGCCCGGCAGGCCGAGGAGATTGTCCGGCACTACCGGTGCCTGCTCGCGCACCCCGCCGTCCGGTCCGTCAACTACTGGGGGCTCACCGACCGGGGCGCGTGGCTGGGTGCCCCGGCCGGCCTGGTCCGCGCCGACGGCAGCCGCAAACCGTCGTACGACGCCCTCGAAGCCCTGATCAAGGGCGAGTGGTGGCTACCGGCCACCACCATGCGCACCGACGCGGACGGCAAGCTCACCGTCGAGGGCTTTCTCGGCGACTACACCGTCGCCACCGGTGCGGGCACCGCACGCTTCACCATCGACGCCGCCGAGACCAGCGCAACTGTCGACCTGGCCTGA
- a CDS encoding shikimate dehydrogenase yields MAGSVHRAAVVGKPIAHSLSPAIHNAGYVAAGLTGWSYTRIECAAAELPDLVAGLGPEWAGLSVTMPGKEAALRVAAEVSPVAAAVGAANTLVRRPDGSWYADNTDVSGMVEVLTEAGVRPGATVTVLGAGGTARAALAAAARLRAAGVAVVGRRPEAVAELAAVADALTLRLAAASWSEAPALADADVVISTVPKGAADELAGTVRWRPETVLFDAIYDPWPTPLAASAASAGCRIVSGLDLLLAQAIGQFEQFTGVPAPRAAMSAALRRP; encoded by the coding sequence GTGGCCGGGTCAGTGCACAGGGCGGCGGTGGTGGGCAAGCCGATCGCACACTCGCTCTCCCCGGCGATCCACAATGCCGGCTACGTCGCCGCCGGCCTGACCGGGTGGTCGTACACCCGGATCGAGTGCGCGGCGGCGGAACTGCCGGATCTGGTCGCCGGCCTGGGGCCGGAGTGGGCCGGACTGTCGGTGACCATGCCGGGCAAGGAGGCCGCGCTGCGGGTGGCCGCCGAGGTGTCGCCGGTCGCCGCCGCGGTGGGTGCGGCAAACACGTTGGTACGCCGCCCGGACGGCTCCTGGTACGCGGACAACACCGACGTCAGCGGCATGGTCGAGGTGCTGACCGAGGCGGGCGTACGTCCCGGTGCGACGGTGACCGTGCTGGGCGCGGGCGGCACCGCGCGGGCCGCTCTCGCGGCGGCGGCCCGGCTGCGCGCGGCGGGCGTGGCCGTGGTGGGCCGCCGCCCCGAGGCGGTCGCCGAGTTGGCCGCGGTGGCCGACGCCCTGACGTTGCGCCTGGCCGCCGCGTCCTGGTCCGAGGCACCGGCGTTGGCCGACGCCGACGTGGTGATCTCCACGGTGCCGAAGGGCGCCGCCGACGAACTCGCCGGCACGGTGCGTTGGCGGCCGGAGACGGTGCTCTTCGACGCGATCTACGATCCCTGGCCGACCCCGCTGGCCGCCTCGGCCGCCTCGGCCGGCTGTCGGATCGTCTCCGGCCTGGACCTGCTGCTGGCCCAGGCGATCGGCCAGTTCGAACAGTTCACCGGCGTGCCTGCCCCGCGTGCCGCGATGTCGGCCGCCCTGCGCAGACCCTGA
- a CDS encoding VWA domain-containing protein: MSSTGKQGGPGVLVVLWPCDEFTDDPRRDGASRGNRDFADAQGWQIVGEVTVPVCPHPRGHHEHRAVATATSHRIRELMRDRDRTLLFSPSEVLPAYEWLTVLRDLPGDPGEQADDLWRAFLLDLLSESRIEILGSGGSWQLPLLERMLRRDDAMLPAFPRDAGMPLDDADLPLDAASRPDDDDDDLWEAAAESVHLYARRRATASELGYRHPREHGRSAGVRANSSMRNEPPTMLRTGPLPHDGLFIRRNNAFGTRPALGIADLIDQGVLIDQTRIRFDDFIASDTDRIPVPEPGSAIAVSHGSTAVPSSFTAYEQTTHLVEIALRAGASAPSGQPTGTPLSVNFVFAVDVSYSMTGEKLDDAIVAIRELYAQLRESDVLGIIVFNEQARTLLRATRKADLSDDRLGQLLAGLCAAGGTDLNLGLSFAFDEIERHSAAGTVNRVYLFSDGDPTSGETNWITIRANVAARMRGDVTLSCFGFGSDARVPELRALAGVSGGHWSFVTKATDVTSTLSEELARRDGLAAINIQLRIDIPPETTVWHIYGHDLVTDPAGRAAVHAEAAAARQRSRDEYRVENLPDLIRDEHGIRIFAPDLAYGETYWVVLELQLPDPASAGALGRATVQYLDTLARDNRRVEVELATAGELPAETVLTHGIGLRTSEVTFYALDDLYEDDKESATRRLKQHVQTLRAAQSAVPSAQLRADSVTLGKLVSLASNLGTRQASFEGAGAPVGVFAYAVHTLNQFGRARGGHLTARGFATR, encoded by the coding sequence ATGTCCAGCACCGGCAAGCAAGGCGGCCCCGGCGTCCTCGTCGTCCTGTGGCCGTGCGACGAGTTCACTGACGACCCCCGACGCGACGGCGCGAGCAGGGGGAATCGGGATTTCGCCGACGCGCAGGGGTGGCAGATCGTCGGCGAGGTGACCGTGCCGGTATGCCCACACCCGAGGGGCCACCACGAGCACCGGGCCGTTGCGACGGCGACCTCCCACCGGATTCGTGAGCTCATGCGGGACCGCGACCGGACGCTGCTGTTCAGCCCATCGGAGGTGTTGCCGGCGTACGAGTGGCTCACCGTGCTGCGGGATCTTCCCGGAGACCCGGGAGAACAGGCGGACGACCTGTGGCGCGCATTCCTGCTGGACCTGCTTAGCGAGTCGCGGATCGAGATTCTCGGTTCCGGCGGCAGTTGGCAGTTGCCGTTACTCGAACGCATGCTCCGGCGGGACGACGCCATGTTGCCCGCGTTCCCGCGCGACGCCGGCATGCCCCTGGACGATGCCGACCTGCCCTTGGACGCTGCCAGCAGGCCCGATGATGATGATGATGATCTGTGGGAGGCGGCGGCCGAAAGCGTTCATCTCTATGCGCGGCGCAGGGCAACCGCCTCGGAGCTGGGCTACCGGCACCCTCGCGAGCACGGCCGCTCGGCGGGAGTCAGGGCGAACTCGTCGATGCGCAACGAGCCCCCGACGATGCTGCGGACCGGACCGTTGCCGCACGACGGTCTGTTCATCCGGCGGAACAACGCCTTCGGCACCCGGCCGGCGCTCGGCATCGCGGACCTGATCGACCAGGGTGTGCTCATCGACCAGACCCGCATCCGCTTCGACGACTTCATCGCGTCCGACACCGACCGCATCCCGGTGCCGGAGCCGGGCAGCGCGATCGCCGTGAGCCACGGCTCAACCGCCGTGCCCAGCTCGTTCACGGCGTACGAACAGACCACCCACCTGGTCGAGATCGCGTTGCGCGCCGGGGCGTCGGCGCCGTCGGGTCAACCGACCGGTACGCCACTGTCGGTGAACTTCGTCTTCGCCGTCGATGTCAGCTACTCGATGACGGGCGAGAAGCTCGACGACGCCATCGTCGCCATCCGCGAGCTGTACGCCCAACTCCGGGAGAGCGACGTGCTCGGCATCATCGTCTTCAACGAGCAGGCGCGCACCCTGCTGCGGGCGACCCGCAAGGCCGACCTTTCCGACGACCGGCTGGGACAACTCCTCGCCGGCCTGTGTGCCGCCGGCGGCACCGATCTCAACCTCGGGCTGTCGTTCGCGTTCGACGAGATCGAGCGCCACTCCGCAGCGGGCACGGTGAACCGCGTCTACCTCTTCTCCGACGGTGACCCGACCTCCGGCGAGACCAACTGGATCACCATTCGGGCAAATGTCGCCGCCCGGATGCGGGGCGACGTCACCCTCTCCTGCTTCGGCTTCGGCTCCGACGCCCGGGTGCCTGAGCTGCGCGCCCTGGCCGGGGTCAGCGGCGGGCACTGGAGCTTCGTCACGAAGGCGACCGACGTCACCAGCACGCTCTCGGAGGAACTGGCCCGGCGGGACGGCCTGGCCGCGATCAACATTCAGCTGCGGATCGACATCCCGCCGGAGACCACGGTCTGGCACATCTACGGCCACGATCTGGTCACCGACCCGGCGGGCCGGGCGGCGGTGCACGCCGAGGCCGCCGCGGCGCGGCAACGCTCCCGCGACGAGTACCGGGTCGAGAACCTGCCGGACCTGATCCGCGACGAGCACGGCATCCGCATCTTCGCCCCGGATCTTGCCTACGGTGAGACGTACTGGGTCGTGCTGGAACTCCAACTTCCCGACCCCGCATCCGCCGGAGCACTCGGCAGGGCGACCGTCCAGTACCTCGACACGCTCGCCCGCGACAACCGCCGCGTCGAGGTGGAGCTCGCCACGGCCGGTGAGCTCCCGGCGGAGACCGTCCTCACCCACGGCATCGGGCTGCGGACCAGCGAGGTCACCTTCTACGCGCTCGACGACCTCTACGAGGACGACAAGGAGAGCGCGACGCGACGCCTGAAGCAGCACGTGCAGACGTTGCGGGCCGCACAGAGCGCGGTGCCGTCGGCCCAACTCCGCGCCGACAGCGTCACCCTCGGCAAACTGGTGTCGCTCGCCAGCAATCTGGGCACCCGGCAGGCGTCGTTCGAGGGAGCGGGCGCACCGGTCGGCGTCTTCGCCTACGCCGTGCACACCTTGAACCAGTTCGGCCGGGCACGCGGCGGCCACCTCACCGCACGCGGGTTCGCCACCCGATGA
- a CDS encoding CU044_2847 family protein, producing the protein MGDVDPDTRVRVVELRSGREISWGDGLTERLGQRVDDVRAAVVDGARAVAASLPELDAVDDWRLTEVSATFGVALVAEAGVVLSKASAEATFEVTVTFQRSL; encoded by the coding sequence ATGGGTGATGTGGATCCGGACACCCGCGTGCGGGTCGTCGAGCTGCGAAGTGGACGCGAGATCAGCTGGGGCGACGGGCTGACGGAACGGTTGGGCCAGCGCGTCGACGACGTCCGCGCGGCGGTCGTCGACGGGGCCCGGGCCGTCGCGGCGAGCCTGCCCGAACTGGACGCGGTCGACGACTGGCGACTGACCGAGGTCTCCGCCACCTTCGGCGTCGCGCTCGTCGCGGAGGCCGGCGTCGTGCTCAGCAAAGCCTCGGCCGAGGCCACGTTCGAGGTGACGGTCACCTTCCAGCGCAGCTTATGA